A genomic stretch from Chitinophaga agri includes:
- the tnpB gene encoding IS66 family insertion sequence element accessory protein TnpB (TnpB, as the term is used for proteins encoded by IS66 family insertion elements, is considered an accessory protein, since TnpC, encoded by a neighboring gene, is a DDE family transposase.) gives MLALSSSCRYFLYTQPIMISSSFYKLAAIVNQQMHLDPLTGDVYIFFNRRATHIKLLQWQQDGFAIYYKRLEKGTFEIPKPGGVQSSLTSTQLMLILQGIQMDKVQYRRRYFRQSADH, from the coding sequence ATGCTGGCACTCTCGTCCTCATGCAGGTATTTTCTGTATACTCAGCCAATCATGATAAGTAGTAGCTTTTACAAACTGGCGGCTATTGTCAATCAACAGATGCATTTGGATCCTTTAACCGGGGATGTCTATATTTTCTTTAACCGCAGAGCTACACATATCAAGCTACTTCAATGGCAGCAAGATGGATTTGCGATTTATTACAAGCGGCTTGAGAAGGGAACATTTGAGATTCCCAAACCAGGTGGGGTACAGTCTTCGCTTACTTCTACACAATTGATGCTTATTCTGCAAGGCATTCAGATGGATAAAGTCCAGTACCGCAGGCGGTATTTTCGACAATCTGCCGATCATTAA
- the tnpA gene encoding IS66 family insertion sequence element accessory protein TnpA — MQPSINSTIRSFTISEKKNIAMQWSQSNVKMQVFCDNHGITVSMLKNWRKQFATPAKIPRRKHFIQLTPSKASIPDIALPFAEVISLSGNRIIFHSAVNTDMLKELLNSK, encoded by the coding sequence ATGCAACCATCCATTAATTCCACGATACGTTCATTTACAATATCGGAGAAGAAGAATATCGCGATGCAATGGAGCCAGTCAAACGTAAAGATGCAAGTGTTTTGTGATAATCATGGAATCACGGTCTCCATGCTCAAGAACTGGAGGAAGCAGTTTGCCACTCCTGCAAAAATTCCCAGACGAAAACATTTCATTCAGCTGACACCTTCTAAGGCGAGTATACCAGATATTGCACTTCCATTCGCGGAGGTGATATCTTTATCAGGTAACAGGATAATTTTTCATTCGGCGGTCAATACAGACATGCTAAAAGAGCTACTAAACAGTAAATAA
- the tnpA gene encoding IS66 family insertion sequence element accessory protein TnpA, with the protein MQPINNSTIRSFTISEKKNIAMQWSQSNVKMQVFCDNHGITVSMLKNWRKQFATPAKVPRRKHFIQLTPSKASIPDIALPFAEVISLSGNRIIFHSAVNTDMLKELLNSK; encoded by the coding sequence ATGCAACCAATCAATAATTCCACGATACGTTCATTTACAATATCGGAGAAGAAGAATATCGCGATGCAATGGAGCCAGTCAAACGTAAAGATGCAAGTGTTTTGTGATAATCATGGAATCACGGTCTCCATGCTCAAGAACTGGAGGAAGCAGTTTGCCACTCCTGCAAAAGTTCCCAGACGAAAACATTTCATTCAGCTGACACCTTCTAAGGCGAGTATACCAGATATTGCACTTCCATTCGCGGAGGTGATATCTTTATCAGGTAACAGGATAATTTTTCATTCGGCGGTCAATACAGACATGCTAAAAGAGCTACTAAACAGTAAATAA
- the tnpB gene encoding IS66 family insertion sequence element accessory protein TnpB (TnpB, as the term is used for proteins encoded by IS66 family insertion elements, is considered an accessory protein, since TnpC, encoded by a neighboring gene, is a DDE family transposase.) produces the protein MLALSSSCRYFLYTQPIMISNSFYKLAAIVNQQMPLDPLTGDVYIFFNRRATHIKLLQWQQDGFAIYYKRLEKGTFEIPKPGGVQSSLTSTQLMLILQGIQMDKVQYRRRYFRQSADH, from the coding sequence ATGCTGGCACTCTCGTCCTCATGCAGGTATTTTCTATATACTCAGCCAATCATGATAAGTAATAGCTTTTACAAACTGGCGGCTATTGTCAATCAACAGATGCCTCTGGATCCTTTAACCGGAGATGTATATATTTTCTTTAACCGCAGAGCTACACATATCAAGCTACTTCAATGGCAGCAAGATGGATTTGCGATTTATTACAAGCGGCTTGAGAAGGGGACATTTGAGATTCCCAAACCAGGTGGCGTACAATCCTCGCTTACCTCTACACAATTGATGCTTATTCTGCAAGGCATTCAGATGGATAAAGTCCAGTACCGCAGGCGGTATTTTCGACAATCTGCCGATCATTAA
- a CDS encoding restriction endonuclease, translated as MPKPIDNLVTSLTYTEFERLVRDYVSDLGQPLKDFEVTHNDKIPTADGTYQIDVKATFEALGCDFLVLIECKHYKEPIKREKVQILNDKLRSIGAQKGIIFSTSTFQAGAIQYAEAHGIALIHVIEGRYTYVTKGQEKQDYNPPPWADIPKYVGVFRFNVNETGDRYFESYLSKNYMEDLAFFLFGKTT; from the coding sequence TTGCCGAAACCTATTGATAATTTAGTTACAAGCCTCACTTATACAGAATTTGAAAGACTTGTTAGGGACTATGTAAGTGATTTGGGACAGCCGCTTAAAGATTTTGAAGTTACTCATAACGACAAAATTCCCACGGCAGATGGCACCTATCAAATTGATGTCAAGGCAACCTTTGAGGCATTGGGGTGTGACTTCCTTGTATTGATTGAATGTAAGCACTATAAAGAGCCTATTAAACGAGAGAAAGTACAAATCCTAAATGATAAATTAAGATCGATTGGAGCACAAAAGGGTATTATCTTCTCAACATCGACATTTCAGGCAGGAGCTATACAATATGCAGAGGCTCATGGAATAGCATTAATACACGTAATAGAAGGAAGATATACTTATGTAACAAAAGGACAGGAAAAGCAAGATTACAACCCTCCCCCTTGGGCTGACATTCCAAAGTACGTTGGGGTATTTCGTTTTAATGTTAACGAAACCGGTGACCGGTATTTTGAAAGTTATCTTTCAAAAAATTACATGGAGGATCTTGCATTTTTTCTCTTCGGAAAAACTACCTAA
- a CDS encoding TonB-dependent receptor, with the protein MGMYRGSRISGLALILAFFLFNVSAIYGNDIDDKPTGISGLVMTNNGEPAPGVTVIIQELSKGAITNENGLFTFKNIPVGTYHLKASLIGLDPVVVVVKAEEGRENYIKILLSASSQKLEEVVVTSGGNRFGRKESVDVSKMPLSNMENPQVYTVVSKELMKEQLITDYNSAFKNVPGAGVAEVRNQGRTTFISRGFPTPQLVRNGVSSFTYTTIDPVNLERIEVIKGPSATLFGSTVSSFGGLFNRVTKKPFENFMGEISYSGGSWNLNRLTMDINSPLNKEKTALLRVNTALHSENSFQDAGFTRSFLIAPSFSYAVNDRLTLSLDVEFSLNKATSPTRLAPYTKGTAKSITDLHIPYRLSFANNTITYSSQQYNIFAQAKYILSKSWTSQTIVSRTRSSSDGNVVQLTMTSDTSLRQAVTNQEFPYYGTDIQQNFIGDFKIGGLRNRIVAGLDFYSLRSTRNDATVNLTPIDVRKPGTAYNNFTLEKVKPLFANATFSNYVAGREETYSAYVSDVLNITDKLLVMASLRVDRYMNKGTYYPALDSTAGNYNQTALSPKFGAVYQVLKDKISVFGNYMNGFNNVSGSDFEGNTFKPTQANQWEGGVKFDLSKISATLSYYNISVTNVTRDDPEHATYSIQDGTQLSKGYEVEVIANPIKGLNIIAGYTYNDSKFTKANAAVEGLRPTTAGPDKVANLWISYRVASGTAKGLGFGFGGIYASEYYQTNTTAFKFSIPSYTVLDAAVFYDKPAYRIGLKVDNLTNEKYWSYRLAAQNPTRVTGSVTFKF; encoded by the coding sequence ATGGGAATGTATCGGGGGAGCCGAATTTCGGGACTTGCGCTAATACTAGCATTCTTCTTATTTAATGTATCTGCCATCTATGGAAATGATATAGATGACAAGCCAACAGGCATTTCTGGTCTTGTTATGACCAATAATGGAGAACCCGCTCCGGGAGTCACTGTGATTATACAGGAACTATCCAAAGGGGCTATTACCAATGAAAACGGTCTGTTTACATTCAAAAACATTCCGGTGGGCACCTATCATCTGAAAGCATCACTCATCGGCCTGGACCCTGTTGTTGTAGTCGTAAAAGCGGAAGAAGGCCGGGAAAATTATATTAAGATCCTGCTAAGTGCTTCCTCCCAAAAGCTGGAAGAAGTAGTCGTGACCAGTGGAGGGAACCGTTTCGGCAGAAAAGAAAGCGTGGATGTTTCTAAAATGCCGCTGAGCAACATGGAAAATCCGCAGGTTTATACCGTTGTGAGTAAAGAACTAATGAAAGAGCAGCTGATCACAGATTACAACAGTGCTTTTAAGAATGTGCCGGGCGCTGGTGTCGCTGAAGTAAGGAACCAGGGTAGAACCACCTTCATTTCCAGAGGTTTTCCGACGCCTCAGCTGGTTCGTAACGGCGTAAGCAGTTTCACCTACACGACGATCGATCCGGTAAACCTTGAGCGTATTGAGGTGATCAAAGGGCCATCCGCGACGCTCTTTGGTAGCACGGTATCCTCTTTCGGGGGGCTGTTTAACAGGGTCACCAAAAAGCCTTTCGAAAATTTTATGGGGGAAATTTCCTACTCCGGTGGAAGCTGGAACCTGAACCGCCTGACGATGGATATTAATTCGCCACTGAATAAAGAGAAGACAGCTTTACTGAGGGTCAATACGGCTCTCCATAGTGAGAACAGCTTCCAGGATGCCGGCTTCACCCGGAGTTTTCTGATAGCCCCCAGTTTCTCCTATGCGGTGAATGACAGGCTGACCCTTTCCCTGGACGTTGAGTTCAGTTTGAACAAAGCGACCTCTCCTACCCGGCTGGCACCTTATACAAAAGGAACCGCAAAAAGCATTACGGACTTACATATTCCCTACAGGCTTTCCTTTGCAAACAATACCATCACCTATTCCAGTCAGCAGTATAACATCTTTGCACAGGCGAAATATATACTTTCAAAAAGCTGGACTTCACAGACAATCGTTTCCCGTACACGCTCTTCTTCTGATGGAAACGTCGTACAGCTGACCATGACATCCGACACGTCTTTACGTCAGGCTGTCACTAACCAGGAATTTCCCTATTACGGAACTGATATTCAGCAGAACTTCATCGGCGACTTCAAAATCGGCGGATTAAGGAACAGGATTGTCGCTGGTCTGGATTTCTACAGCCTGCGATCCACCCGTAACGACGCTACGGTAAACCTGACTCCTATTGATGTCAGAAAACCAGGGACAGCATATAACAACTTTACACTCGAGAAGGTAAAACCGCTGTTTGCGAATGCTACTTTTTCCAACTATGTAGCCGGAAGAGAAGAGACTTACAGCGCCTATGTATCTGATGTCCTCAATATCACTGATAAGTTGCTGGTAATGGCCAGTCTGCGTGTGGACCGGTACATGAACAAAGGAACTTATTACCCTGCCCTGGACTCAACGGCTGGCAACTACAATCAGACCGCCCTGTCACCGAAATTCGGCGCAGTATACCAGGTGCTGAAAGACAAGATCTCCGTTTTCGGCAACTATATGAACGGCTTTAACAACGTTTCGGGATCTGATTTTGAAGGAAATACTTTTAAGCCTACACAGGCCAATCAATGGGAAGGCGGGGTGAAATTCGACCTCAGCAAAATAAGTGCAACATTAAGCTACTATAATATTTCTGTCACCAACGTTACACGTGATGATCCGGAGCATGCTACCTATTCCATCCAGGATGGTACACAGCTAAGCAAAGGATATGAAGTGGAAGTGATCGCCAACCCGATAAAGGGGCTGAACATCATCGCTGGTTATACCTACAATGACAGCAAATTCACTAAAGCCAATGCTGCTGTAGAAGGCCTTAGACCGACTACTGCCGGTCCTGACAAAGTAGCCAACCTGTGGATCAGTTATCGTGTGGCCTCGGGAACTGCTAAAGGACTTGGCTTCGGTTTTGGCGGTATTTATGCGAGCGAGTACTATCAGACCAATACCACTGCGTTCAAATTCAGCATCCCTTCCTATACGGTGTTGGATGCGGCTGTCTTCTATGATAAGCCAGCATACAGGATCGGGTTGAAGGTGGATAATCTGACCAATGAGAAATACTGGTCTTATCGTCTGGCAGCACAGAATCCTACCCGCGTTACTGGTAGTGTGACGTTCAAGTTTTAA
- the ltrA gene encoding group II intron reverse transcriptase/maturase, translating into MIDYYETKQHPVTKKMVLDAYKKVKENNASGGIDGESIEDFSIDASKNLYRIWNRMTSGCYYPPVVKSVEIPKKSGGVRILGIPTISDRIAQQVVKNYLEPIVEGSFHEDSYGYRPGKNAHQALEKATARCGYYSWVVDIDIRAFFDSIDHELLLKAIEWYTKEKWILMYIKRWLKAGIMCNGEVRRGEKGTPQGGVISPLLANIFLHFVFDKWMEKNHSNMPFERYCDDAIIHCTTEKQANFIKGAITRRMIDCQLMLNEEKTRIVYCKNHIHTEAHRSVSFDFLGYTFRPLGRPTKNGWKLMYFPCMSDSSKKAVRQKVREVVRRRFQGTILNIARILNPKIRGWYQYYCVYSKWTTHGLWYWLNLKLVRWIMENRKLGKGRAHIWLVRVYETNPRLFEHWSFIRPY; encoded by the coding sequence ATGATTGATTATTATGAAACAAAGCAACATCCGGTGACCAAGAAAATGGTACTGGATGCTTACAAGAAAGTAAAGGAAAATAATGCAAGTGGTGGAATCGACGGAGAAAGTATAGAAGATTTTTCGATTGATGCGTCAAAGAATCTATATCGGATTTGGAACAGAATGACATCTGGATGTTATTACCCGCCAGTTGTGAAAAGCGTTGAAATTCCAAAGAAATCTGGCGGTGTGCGTATTCTTGGCATACCTACAATATCAGATCGCATAGCTCAACAGGTTGTGAAAAATTATCTTGAACCTATCGTGGAAGGCAGCTTCCATGAGGATAGTTATGGATATCGTCCCGGTAAGAATGCACATCAGGCCTTGGAGAAAGCCACTGCACGGTGTGGTTATTATAGTTGGGTGGTTGATATTGATATTCGAGCGTTTTTTGATAGTATAGATCACGAACTGTTGTTGAAGGCAATCGAGTGGTATACAAAAGAGAAATGGATTCTAATGTATATTAAGCGATGGCTTAAGGCTGGAATTATGTGTAACGGAGAAGTTAGACGTGGGGAAAAGGGCACTCCTCAGGGAGGAGTAATAAGCCCGCTACTAGCTAACATCTTCCTTCACTTTGTATTTGATAAATGGATGGAAAAGAATCACTCAAACATGCCTTTTGAACGGTATTGTGACGATGCAATTATACACTGTACGACAGAAAAACAGGCAAATTTCATCAAAGGTGCAATTACCAGGAGGATGATAGATTGTCAGTTGATGCTGAATGAGGAAAAGACGCGTATAGTTTATTGCAAAAATCATATACATACTGAAGCACATCGAAGTGTAAGCTTTGACTTTCTGGGTTATACTTTTCGACCATTAGGCAGACCAACTAAGAACGGCTGGAAACTTATGTATTTTCCGTGTATGAGTGACTCGTCTAAAAAAGCAGTTAGGCAAAAAGTGAGAGAGGTAGTAAGAAGACGTTTCCAAGGCACGATTTTGAACATCGCAAGGATACTAAACCCTAAAATCAGGGGATGGTATCAGTATTATTGTGTATACTCAAAGTGGACAACACATGGATTGTGGTACTGGCTAAATCTAAAATTGGTAAGATGGATAATGGAAAATAGAAAACTTGGAAAGGGACGGGCGCATATATGGCTTGTAAGAGTCTACGAAACCAATCCCCGATTATTTGAACACTGGTCATTTATTCGCCCATATTAA
- a CDS encoding IS66 family transposase translates to MSTSTEDNDYKQLYESAINKVEQLQHELNQLKKMIFGVRQERFIPADKNQLALDIPTEQSAAVCNVLDAKKVTYVKVVKQDATQSRDSRHTIPSHLRREDVIIDPDHIPAGSKHIGTTETEVLEYKPAEIYVVRYIRNKYLLPSADETSSKIIVGTLPTLPVAKSMMGPGLLAQLVVEKICDHLPVHRQQQRLERDGIKLPYSTLSDGFAKTAALITPIYRALVTEVLNADYLQADETVCLEVT, encoded by the coding sequence ATGAGTACGTCAACAGAAGATAATGATTACAAACAGCTCTATGAGTCTGCCATCAACAAGGTTGAGCAGCTGCAGCATGAATTGAATCAGCTCAAGAAGATGATTTTCGGAGTTCGCCAGGAGCGATTTATTCCCGCAGATAAGAATCAACTGGCACTCGATATTCCAACAGAACAATCTGCTGCTGTTTGCAACGTGTTAGATGCAAAGAAGGTGACTTATGTGAAAGTTGTAAAACAAGATGCGACTCAATCCAGAGATAGCCGTCATACCATACCATCTCACTTACGAAGAGAAGATGTAATTATAGATCCAGACCATATACCAGCTGGTAGTAAACATATTGGCACCACTGAAACTGAAGTGCTGGAATACAAACCCGCTGAAATTTATGTAGTCCGTTACATCCGTAACAAGTACCTTCTCCCATCTGCGGATGAGACGTCGTCAAAAATTATTGTTGGAACTTTGCCAACATTACCAGTTGCAAAATCGATGATGGGGCCAGGCTTACTGGCTCAACTGGTTGTTGAGAAGATCTGCGATCATCTCCCCGTGCATCGCCAGCAACAACGTCTGGAAAGAGATGGCATAAAGCTACCATACTCAACGCTGAGTGATGGTTTTGCTAAGACAGCTGCGTTAATTACTCCTATTTACAGAGCGCTGGTAACAGAAGTACTCAACGCTGACTATTTGCAGGCTGATGAGACAGTGTGCCTTGAAGTAACATGA
- the tnpA gene encoding IS66 family insertion sequence element accessory protein TnpA — translation MQSSNNSTIRSFTISEKKNIAMQWSQSNVKMQVFCDNHGITVSMLKNWRKQFATPAKVPRRKHFIQLTPSKASIPDIALPFAEVISLSGNRIIFHSAVNTDMLKELLNSK, via the coding sequence ATGCAATCATCCAATAATTCCACGATACGTTCATTTACAATATCGGAGAAGAAGAATATCGCGATGCAATGGAGCCAGTCAAACGTAAAGATGCAAGTGTTTTGTGATAATCATGGAATCACGGTCTCCATGCTCAAGAACTGGAGGAAGCAGTTTGCCACTCCTGCAAAAGTTCCCAGACGAAAACATTTCATTCAGCTGACACCTTCTAAGGCGAGTATACCAGATATTGCACTTCCATTCGCGGAGGTGATATCTTTATCAGGTAACAGGATAATTTTTCATTCGGCGGTCAATACAGACATGCTAAAAGAGCTACTAAACAGTAAATAA
- a CDS encoding dihydrofolate reductase family protein: MRKLIYGINISLDGCCDHTRFGGGADVHDYFRALLEGVDMVIYGRKTYELMVPFWPEVARTQSMDKTGNAFADVFAGLSRVLVSKTVNSVADDQTTIIRDNVREEILKLKQQPGKGISTGGIALPAQLIEWGLVDEFHMVVHPVMVGQGRRLFTEMHLPENLDLQLVASHAFSSGCVALRYEKLNFYTK, encoded by the coding sequence ATGAGGAAACTGATCTATGGTATCAATATCAGTCTGGATGGTTGCTGCGATCACACCAGATTCGGTGGTGGAGCGGATGTACATGATTATTTCAGAGCGCTGCTGGAGGGTGTGGACATGGTCATTTACGGACGGAAAACCTATGAACTGATGGTGCCTTTCTGGCCCGAGGTGGCGCGAACACAATCAATGGATAAGACGGGAAATGCCTTTGCCGATGTGTTTGCGGGTCTCAGCAGGGTCCTGGTGTCGAAAACCGTCAATAGCGTAGCGGATGACCAGACAACCATCATCCGTGATAATGTAAGGGAGGAAATCCTGAAGCTGAAACAGCAACCTGGTAAAGGCATTTCTACAGGAGGAATAGCATTGCCTGCACAGTTGATAGAATGGGGATTGGTAGACGAGTTCCACATGGTCGTTCATCCCGTAATGGTAGGACAGGGGCGGCGTTTGTTTACTGAAATGCATCTACCGGAAAACCTGGATTTACAGTTAGTGGCTTCACATGCATTCAGTAGTGGCTGCGTGGCACTCCGGTATGAGAAGCTGAACTTTTACACAAAGTAA
- the tnpC gene encoding IS66 family transposase — protein MSTSAEDNDYKQLYESAINKVEQLQHELNQLKKMIFGVRQERFIPADKNQLALDIPTEQSAAVCNVLDAKKVTYVKVVKQDATQARDSRHTIPSHLRREDVIIDPDHIPAGSKHIGTTETEVLEYKPAEIYVVRYIRNKYLLPSADETSSKIIVGPLPTLPVAKSMMGPGLLAQLVVEKICDHLPVHRQQQRLERDGIKLPYSTLSDGFAKTAALITPIYRALVTEVLNADYLQADETSVPVLDKDKKGSTHRGYYWLYQDNINKLLVFDYQPGRGREGPAEMLKDFYGTLQTDAYSAYNSIVDTNNITLIHCLAHARRYFSDAIYSDRERAEYVLEQLQLVYQIERDSRALNHDNEKRAASRQKHSLPILKKLGSWMEDQYKQVLPQSPIGKALAYSIKRWDKLCAFVYDGKLHPDNNAAERSIRATVIGRKNYLFAGSHESAKRIAMLYSLIGTCKLHNINPSLWLKDVLMVINDHPINRIKELLPHIWITKQK, from the coding sequence ATGAGTACGTCAGCAGAAGATAATGATTACAAACAGCTCTATGAGTCTGCCATCAACAAGGTTGAGCAGCTGCAGCATGAATTGAATCAGCTCAAGAAGATGATTTTCGGAGTTCGTCAGGAGCGATTTATTCCCGCAGATAAGAATCAACTGGCACTCGATATTCCAACAGAACAATCTGCTGCTGTTTGCAACGTGTTAGATGCAAAGAAGGTGACTTATGTGAAAGTTGTAAAACAAGATGCGACTCAAGCCAGAGATAGCCGTCATACCATACCATCTCACTTACGAAGAGAAGATGTAATTATAGATCCAGACCATATACCAGCTGGTAGTAAACATATTGGCACCACTGAAACTGAAGTGCTGGAATACAAACCCGCTGAAATTTATGTAGTCCGTTACATCCGTAACAAGTACCTTCTCCCATCTGCGGATGAGACGTCGTCAAAAATTATTGTTGGACCTTTGCCAACATTACCAGTTGCAAAATCGATGATGGGGCCAGGCTTACTGGCTCAACTGGTTGTTGAGAAGATCTGCGATCATCTCCCCGTGCATCGCCAGCAACAACGTCTGGAAAGAGATGGTATAAAGCTACCATACTCAACGCTGAGTGATGGTTTTGCTAAGACAGCTGCGTTAATTACTCCTATTTACAGAGCGCTGGTAACAGAAGTACTCAACGCTGACTATTTGCAGGCTGATGAGACATCGGTACCGGTGCTCGACAAGGATAAGAAAGGTAGCACTCATCGGGGGTATTACTGGCTCTATCAGGATAATATAAACAAGCTGCTTGTCTTTGATTATCAACCCGGACGTGGCCGGGAAGGACCCGCAGAAATGCTGAAAGATTTTTATGGTACGCTGCAAACAGACGCTTACTCTGCATATAATAGCATTGTTGATACCAATAATATAACATTGATCCACTGTCTTGCTCATGCAAGAAGGTACTTCTCTGACGCTATTTACAGCGACCGAGAAAGAGCAGAATATGTATTGGAACAGTTACAGCTCGTCTATCAGATTGAACGCGATAGCAGGGCGTTAAATCACGACAATGAAAAACGAGCAGCTTCAAGACAGAAGCACTCCTTACCTATACTGAAGAAATTAGGAAGCTGGATGGAAGACCAATACAAGCAGGTACTTCCACAAAGCCCGATAGGAAAAGCCCTTGCCTATAGTATAAAACGCTGGGATAAACTCTGTGCCTTCGTGTATGATGGAAAGCTACATCCAGATAATAACGCGGCTGAGAGATCTATAAGAGCGACTGTTATAGGCCGAAAGAATTACCTCTTTGCCGGGAGCCATGAATCAGCAAAGCGAATTGCAATGCTCTACAGCCTGATCGGAACCTGTAAACTACATAACATTAATCCCAGCCTTTGGCTAAAGGACGTTTTAATGGTCATTAACGACCATCCCATCAACAGAATCAAAGAGCTCCTACCTCATATCTGGATCACGAAGCAAAAGTAA
- the tnpC gene encoding IS66 family transposase, which yields MLDKDKKGSTHRGYYWLYQDNINKLLVFDYQPGRGREGPAEMLKDFYGTLQTDAYSAYNSIVDTNNITLIHCLAHARRYFSDAIYSDRERAEYVLEQLQLVYQIERDSRALNHDNEKRAASRQKHSLPILKKLGSWMEDQYKQVLPQSPIGKALAYSIKRWDKLCAFVYDGKLHPDNNAAERSIRATVIGRKNYLFAGSHESAKRIAMLYSLIGTCKLHNINPSLWLKDVLTVINDHPINRIKELLPHIWITKQK from the coding sequence GTGCTCGACAAGGATAAGAAAGGTAGCACTCATCGGGGGTATTACTGGCTCTATCAGGATAATATAAACAAGCTGCTTGTCTTTGATTATCAACCCGGACGTGGCCGGGAAGGACCCGCAGAAATGCTGAAAGATTTTTATGGTACGCTGCAAACAGACGCTTACTCTGCATATAATAGCATCGTTGATACCAATAATATAACATTGATCCACTGTCTTGCTCATGCAAGAAGGTACTTCTCTGACGCTATTTACAGCGACCGGGAAAGAGCAGAATATGTATTGGAACAGTTACAGCTCGTCTATCAGATTGAACGCGATAGCAGGGCGTTAAATCACGACAATGAAAAACGAGCAGCTTCAAGACAGAAGCACTCCTTACCTATACTGAAGAAATTAGGAAGCTGGATGGAAGACCAATACAAGCAGGTACTTCCACAAAGCCCGATAGGAAAAGCCCTTGCCTACAGTATAAAACGCTGGGATAAACTCTGTGCCTTCGTGTATGATGGAAAGCTACATCCAGATAATAACGCGGCTGAGAGATCTATAAGAGCGACTGTTATAGGCCGAAAGAATTACCTCTTTGCCGGGAGCCATGAATCAGCAAAGCGAATTGCAATGCTCTACAGCCTGATCGGAACCTGTAAACTACATAACATTAATCCCAGCCTTTGGCTAAAGGACGTTTTAACGGTCATTAACGACCATCCTATCAACAGAATCAAAGAGCTCCTACCTCATATCTGGATCACGAAGCAAAAGTAA